The following are encoded in a window of Longibacter salinarum genomic DNA:
- a CDS encoding GIY-YIG nuclease family protein: MAATGTYVLLLHVDDRTSVEVGALGDVELAPGRYVYVGSAFGSGGLRARLRRHLQVKKESPHWHVDYVRQVSRLEGAWVSTANQHLECTWAGAVRERLPVDIPHSGVGASDCDCPAHFYRVSTNCSTEDIGSVLKRGARLYKVDELRCEVTRPGGASAFT, encoded by the coding sequence ATGGCCGCAACCGGAACGTATGTGTTGCTCCTGCACGTCGACGATCGTACGTCAGTAGAAGTCGGCGCCCTCGGTGATGTTGAACTGGCGCCCGGTCGGTACGTCTACGTCGGCAGTGCCTTCGGGTCCGGTGGGCTGCGCGCACGGCTGCGACGGCACCTGCAGGTGAAGAAAGAATCGCCGCACTGGCACGTCGATTATGTGCGACAGGTCTCGCGGCTGGAAGGTGCATGGGTCTCGACCGCCAATCAACACCTCGAATGCACCTGGGCGGGCGCAGTCCGAGAGCGCCTTCCTGTTGACATCCCGCACTCGGGAGTAGGAGCGTCGGATTGCGATTGCCCAGCCCATTTTTACCGGGTATCGACCAACTGTAGCACCGAAGATATCGGCAGTGTCCTGAAGCGCGGCGCCCGGTTGTACAAGGTCGATGAACTTCGGTGTGAGGTCACACGACCGGGCGGAGCGTCCGCGTTTACATAA
- a CDS encoding alpha/beta hydrolase family protein, which produces MVRFLLVLVLAVGGLVPSSAEAQPLADTSITGSWLGTLKVPDGEFRVVFHLRRNQDSELTGTMDSPDQGATGIQLSQVVRTADTLRIGVRSISGQFAGVIDMQKQTIDGQWAQGPARLPLTLRKTDEAPSIERPQQPQKPLPYRVENIQFSAPDGVPLAGTLTIPRGTGRHPGVLLIAGAGAQDRDASVAGHRPFRVWADQLTRAGFAVLRYDERGVGASEGEPQGLTTEELSRDAEAALTSLASRTEVNDEPLAVIGHSEGGTIATMIANRDNRVDAVVLLATPSVPGDDVLSDQLDIRAEANNVDDRTRAMQRGTQERIFRAIKENADSTAMANELRRVLIDSQGIRGEEVIQQEIQRLTAPWLRAFLRYDPAPALRRLDEPVLAIYGTRDTQLKPEKNARALREALSGGASSDITIREIHGLNHLLQPATTGRPGEYGRIELTVAPQVLDLVATWLDDRLR; this is translated from the coding sequence ATGGTCCGTTTCCTGCTCGTTCTCGTTCTTGCTGTCGGTGGACTCGTCCCCTCATCGGCAGAGGCACAGCCGCTCGCGGACACGTCCATAACGGGCTCGTGGCTGGGCACATTAAAGGTCCCGGATGGTGAGTTTCGGGTCGTCTTCCATCTACGCCGCAACCAGGATAGCGAGTTAACCGGTACGATGGACAGCCCGGATCAGGGTGCCACGGGAATCCAGCTCTCGCAGGTCGTTCGGACTGCCGATACGCTGAGGATTGGCGTCCGCTCGATCTCCGGGCAATTTGCTGGCGTGATCGATATGCAAAAGCAAACGATCGACGGGCAGTGGGCTCAGGGTCCGGCGCGACTTCCCCTCACGTTGCGCAAGACGGATGAAGCGCCATCGATCGAGCGACCGCAGCAACCACAAAAGCCGCTTCCATACCGCGTCGAGAACATTCAGTTCAGCGCTCCAGATGGTGTACCGCTCGCCGGCACCCTGACCATTCCGAGAGGCACGGGACGGCATCCAGGTGTGCTACTCATCGCCGGGGCAGGAGCACAAGACCGCGACGCGTCTGTGGCCGGTCACCGACCCTTTCGCGTGTGGGCGGACCAGTTGACGCGCGCCGGATTCGCTGTTCTTCGCTACGACGAACGCGGGGTCGGCGCCTCGGAAGGGGAGCCACAAGGGTTGACGACCGAAGAACTATCGCGGGATGCGGAGGCGGCGCTGACGTCGCTCGCTTCGAGGACCGAGGTGAACGACGAGCCCCTCGCCGTGATCGGTCACAGTGAGGGGGGCACGATCGCAACGATGATAGCGAACCGGGATAACCGAGTCGATGCCGTCGTGCTTCTTGCAACGCCATCCGTTCCGGGCGACGACGTGCTGAGCGATCAACTCGACATCCGGGCAGAGGCAAATAACGTCGACGATCGAACGCGTGCCATGCAGCGCGGAACGCAGGAGCGGATTTTTCGCGCGATCAAAGAGAACGCGGATTCGACGGCAATGGCGAACGAGCTACGACGCGTCCTGATCGACTCCCAGGGAATTCGTGGAGAGGAGGTGATCCAGCAAGAAATTCAGCGTCTCACCGCGCCATGGCTGCGCGCATTCCTCCGCTACGATCCGGCACCGGCCCTTCGCCGTCTTGATGAGCCGGTGCTTGCCATCTACGGCACGCGGGACACGCAACTCAAGCCGGAAAAGAATGCACGTGCGCTGCGTGAGGCGCTCTCGGGTGGGGCGTCCTCCGACATAACCATTCGCGAGATCCACGGGCTGAACCACTTGCTTCAACCAGCCACGACAGGCCGACCGGGAGAGTACGGACGCATCGAACTGACCGTCGCGCCTCAGGTGCTCGATCTCGTCGCAACCTGGCTTGACGACCGCCTCCGCTAA
- a CDS encoding HEPN domain-containing protein, producing the protein MPHRRLSSSDWWEQSRRDLRAAEHLLNEGFSAHAVALAHLAVEKSMKAILRDRSGEAPPVTHNLSELMVRVGGEWPADLARAIDELSRLDITLLYEPDAFFRRRLPDHFENARHAVADARSVVEWIQHQLESS; encoded by the coding sequence ATGCCGCATCGTCGTTTGTCATCGTCCGATTGGTGGGAGCAGTCCCGCCGTGACTTGCGTGCGGCGGAGCATCTCCTGAACGAGGGCTTCAGTGCGCATGCCGTAGCTCTTGCCCACCTTGCTGTCGAGAAGTCGATGAAAGCAATTCTTCGAGATCGGAGCGGAGAAGCGCCCCCTGTGACTCACAACCTGTCGGAGCTGATGGTGCGAGTGGGAGGCGAGTGGCCGGCAGACCTTGCTCGCGCGATCGACGAACTATCCAGGCTCGATATCACTCTGCTCTACGAACCGGACGCCTTCTTCCGTCGTCGCCTGCCTGACCATTTTGAAAACGCTAGACACGCGGTGGCAGATGCGCGCTCGGTTGTAGAGTGGATCCAGCATCAGTTGGAATCCTCATGA